Proteins from a genomic interval of Equus quagga isolate Etosha38 chromosome 13, UCLA_HA_Equagga_1.0, whole genome shotgun sequence:
- the TAF1C gene encoding TATA box-binding protein-associated factor RNA polymerase I subunit C isoform X4 has translation MLLNSRFLWDHGDIAFAPLGKLMLENFKLEGARSRSKKKTVVSVKRLLQDLDGHQPWGCPWAYLSYRQRRFSILGGPILGKSVANLLGDLLHEELVTRWEQLLLDDAFTGGALAWVPGKTPRVGQLVYPAGSTLDKLYFQEVSLTPGGNPQVLRDPGHIQLRGPVRQVVTRTVQGESLLAVRSDYHCALWKISRQGRPAPLQVLQVEKGATGISLSPHLPGELAVCSRSGAICLWTPQDGLRRVYKDPDTLVFRDPSPWRWADFTAHPRVLTVGDRTGVKIVDTQVRGGDCHRQSSRTEQRHGVGWGRDLPEGMKSSRSVSPAGGDGAPDLGLGGLTRFLSQGPPGCGLLLFRGGAEASCQKGERVLLTQYLGEGSPESLHSTLHLICTQFSLYLVDERLPLVPMLKWNHGLPSAPLLARLLPPPGPGCPRPLILGGQDGQLQLLHITGEEASTPRLAGPPQSLPSRNDSLSAFPVLEPKSQWRLQERLKAPTIGLAAAIPPSASTPILSLFQLSAAGDVFHQCLRLQADPGPDSCAPTVSWSPQATACCSQWLKALLEVPPAPPVWAAPTFSHRRLLGCVEQREVEGKVPEGLRAAMAEGRLLQQRDLGSLPTAEPPPAPEPGPDDELSKRLEAAWEGRAAAWWERRQGWSSGPRQQPKRHKRRTQLSSTFSSLSGRLELSDATSPPPSPDPEARPRPPGTPPSQELAQEHWARGVPSERQQTLRDYMAKLPLREDALEDASAPPSQTSSIRATRSRQRTLQDNTAKPPLQMDTPEGVSVPPSQTSSIWATRSRQRTLQDNTAKPPLQRDTPEGASVPLFQTSSIRATRFRQQTLQDNTAKPPLQRDTPEGAFVPSSQTSSIQATPSRQQTPVLSGSQRIRKKPRMGF, from the exons ATGTTACTGAACAG CCGGTTCCTGTGGGACCATGGGGACATAGCCTTTGCACCCCTGGGGAAGCTGATGCTGGAGAATTTCAAACTGGAGGGAGCACGG AGCCGCTCTAAGAAGAAGACAGTGGTCAGTGTGAAGAGGCTGCTCCAGGACCTCGATGGACACCAGCCCTGGGG GTGCCCCTGGGCTTACCTCAGCTACCGGCAGCGTCGGTTCTCCATCCTCGGGGGCCCAATTCTGGGCAAGTCGGTGGCAAACCTCCTGGGAGACCTGCTGCACGAGGAGCTGGTGACGCGGTGGGAGCAGCTGCTCTTGGATGATGCTTTCACTGGGGGCGCGCTGGCCTGGGTGCCTGGGAAGACACCCCGGGTTGGGCAGCTGGTCTACCCTGCGGGAAGCACCCTGGACAAGCTGT ATTTCCAAGAGGTCAGTCTGACCCCAGGTGGTAACCCCCAGGTCCTCAGGGACCCTGGCCACATCCAGCTGCGAGGACCTGTCCGGCAGGTGGTGACCCGAACTGTGCAGGGAGAAT CTCTGTTGGCCGTCCGCTCTGACTACCACTGTGCCCTGTGGAAGATCAGCAGGCAGGGGCGGCCGGCGCCTCTCCAGGTGCTGCAGGTCGAGAAGGGGGCCACAGGGATCAGCCTCAG CCCTCACCTACCCGGGGAGCTGGCCGTCTGCAGCCGTTCGGGAGCCATCTGTCTGTGGACCCCCCAGGATGG GCTGCGGCGAGTCTACAAGGACCCTGACACCCTTGTGTTCCGGGACCCCTCTCCCTGGCGTTGGGCAGACTTCACCGCCCACCCTCGGGTGCTGACTGTGGGTGACCGCACTGGAGTGAAAATTGTCGACAcacaggtgaggggtggggactgTCACAGGCAGAGCAGCAGGACAGAGCAGAGACACGGAGTCGGCTGGGGCAGGGACCTCCCCGAGGGCATGAAAAGCAGCAGGTCAGTGAGTCCTGCTGGTGGGGATGGTGCCCCTGACCTCGGACTGGGAGGGCTGACCCGGTTTCTCTCCCAGGGCCCGCCGGGCTGTGGTCTGCTGCTTTTTCGTGGAGGGGCAGAGGCATCCTGCCAGAAAGGGGAACGTGTGCTGCTGACCCAGTACCTGGGGGAGGGCAGCCCCGAGTCTCTGCATTCCACGCTCCATCTCATCTGTACCCAG TTCTCGCTCTACCTGGTGGATGAGCGCCTCCCCTTGGTGCCGATGCTGAAGTGGAACCACGGTCTCCCCTCCGCTCCCCTTCTGGCCCGGCTGCTGCCTCCGCCCGGGCCCGGCTGCCCGCGGCCGCTGATCCTGGGGGGCCAGGACGGGCAGCTGCAGCTGCTGCACATCACTG GAGAGGAGGCCTCCACACCCCGGCTGGCAGGGCCCCCCCAGTCTCTCCCTTCCAGGAATGACTCCCTCTCTGCATTCCCCGTGCTGGAGCCCAAGAGTCAGTGGCGGCTGCAGGAGCGTCTGAAAGCGCCAACCATAG GTCTGGCTGCCGCCATCCCACCCTCCGCCTCCACGCCAATCCTGTCGCTCTTCCAACTCTCGGCAGCTGGAGATGTCTTCCACCAGTGCCTCCGCCTCCAGGCAGACCCTGGGCCTGACTCTTGTGCCCCTACAGTCTCCTGGAGCCCCCAGGCCACTGCCTGCTGCAGCCAGTGGCTGAAGGCCTTGCTGGAGGTGCCCCCAGCTCCCCCTGTGTGGGCTGCACCCACCTTCTCCCACCGCCGTCTGCTGGGCTGTGTGGAGCAGAGGGAGGTTGAGGGGAAAGTGCCAGAGGGTCTCCGGGCTGCCATGGCTGAAGGGCGGCTCCTGCAGCAGAGGGACCTGGGCTCGCTCCCCACTGCAGagccgccccccgccccagagCCTGGCCCCGACGATGAGCTCAGCAAGCGCTTGGAGGCGGCCTGGGAAGGCCGGGCGGCTGCCTGGTGGGAGAGGCGGCAGGGCTGGAGCTCAGGGCCCAGGCAGCAGCCCAAGCGGCACAAGCGCCGCACGCAGCTCTCCAGCACCTTCTCCTCGCTCAGTGGCCGCCTGGAGCTCTCAGACGCGAccagccctcctcccagcccagacCCTGAGGCCCGTCCTCGGCCCCCAGGGACCCCACCCTCCCAAGAGTTGGCCCAGGAGCACTGGGCCCGGGGCGTCCCCTCGGAGCGGCAGCAGACCCTTCGGGACTATATGGCCAAGCTCCCACTCCGAGAAGACGCCCTAGAAGATGCCTCTGCGCCCCCCTCCCAGACCTCCAGCATCCGGGCCACCCGCTCCAGGCAGCGGACCCTCCAGGACAACACAGCCAAGCCACCACTCCAAATGGACACCCCAGAAGGTGTCTCTGTGCCCCCCTCCCAGACCTCCAGCATCTGGGCCACCCGCTCCAGGCAGCGGACCCTCCAGGACAATACAGCCAAGCCACCACTCCAAAGGGACACCCCAGAAGGTGCCTCTGTGCCCCTCTTCCAGACCTCCAGTATCCGGGCCACCCGCTTCAGGCAGCAGACCCTCCAGGACAACACAGCCAAGCCACCACTCCAAAGGGACACCCCAGAAGGTGCCTTTGTGCCCTCTTCCCAGACCTCCAGCATCCAGGCCACTCCCTCCAGGCAGCAGACTCCCGTCCTCTCTGGCTCTCAGCGAATCCGGAAGAAGCCCCGCATGGGCTTCTGA